The sequence ATGTATATGTTACCTTGGACGGGATTAGAAAATATGGAAGTTTAGATATGAGTCAGTTGGGACTTAGAGTTATAATCCTTACTGGTTTTTTGTTATTGATATAGCTTTATTTGAAAATACATATCTTTAAGATATAATAATAATACAGGCTATACAAATTCTAGAGTAACAAAGCAAGTGGGGGGTGTGGGTTAATTGAGAAGGAAAATATTTGAAAAATGGTTAAAAGAAAATACTAATTTAGCAGATGGTACTATAAATTCATATGGCTCAGCTATAACCACTGTCAGTAATTTTGGGCTAGGAGAAAAAATCATATCAGAAGATATATATGGGGTTAAAGATATTGCAGTATTGAATGAGATAATTAATTTACTTGAATCCTCCGAATTATATATAGAAAAAAATTTAGTGTCAAAAAGAAGGTGGAGTTCTGCTTTAGAACAATATAAACAGTTTACCATGGCTGTTGGGCAAATGGCTAATAGCAATGATTTAGATATAAAAGATACTTTAAATAATACTTATTTAAAACTTGAATTTGAACAGTGGTTGGGCGAACAAATTCAAAGTAATGGAAGTCCGTATTCTCCTCATACACAAAAAGGATACATCTATGCTCTTGAAAAAGCATGTAGTGAAATTGAAAATCTTAATTTAGAAAATGATGACTTATTTACCGTTGGTTCGGTTGATGAATTTAAGAAAATTGATGAGAGGGTAAGAACCAACAAAGATTTTAAACGAGTAAACGAGAAATTTGGTAATGGTCAATTATCTGCAGGGATGATAAAATATGGTGAATTTTTAGCAGAAAGAGAAACAAAGGAAAATTCTCAAGTAGAAGTTAATAATATGCTAGAAAATCAGTATGAATGGACAAGATTTTATGAGGAAACCGCTAAAGCTCTGTTAGAATACAAGGATAATCGATTGGAATTGATGGATGGGATTAGTAAAATATTTAATAAAATTGATATGAAAAATCCTTTAATGAAAAAATTAGCTGATGGTAAGGAAGAAGTTTTGACTGATGTTTGCCCATTTACAGTTTTTGGACTATTCAATAAAGGGATTACAAATAAAAATAGAATATTGATAATGGAAGAACTTGCGGATTTACTTGGTGTCCAAGAGAGTGTACCTACCTCATTTGATGGTATTCCTGTGCTAAATAATATGAAGTCATGGTTCTTTGGTGGTGAGGATCATAGAAAAGAAACTGATATAGATAATTTATGGATGTTGTTCGAGTGCGCAATTAACTTAGCTGATGATTATACAGCAGAAAACAAACATTCATTTATAGAGATATATGATAAAGTAATCAATCAGCATGGTATTCAATGGAATATTACATTTGGGTTATATTGGATTAGGCCATGGGATTATTTAACTTTAGATAATAATACAAGAACTGCTTTGACAGAGAAACTAAAAATAAAAATACCACGTAATTCCGCAAAAAAAATGTGTACAGGAACAGACTATCTCGGTTTGGTAGAGATGATGAAAGAAAAATTTGATGATGAAGATTACCCTGTTCATTCTTTTCCAGAGTTATCCTATAAAGCCTGGAGCGGAGAAATCGAAACTAGGATAGGAGCAACAGTTTCACCCTTTGATATTCCAACTCAAGTAGAATACGAATCTTATACTAAGTCAGATTTCTTATCAGATGTTTTTATTAGCGAAGAAAAATATGAGACCATAAAATCATTGTTAAAAAGAAAAAAGAATCTTATACTACAAGGTGCACCAGGAGTAGGCAAGACATATGTAGCTAAAAGATTAGCTTATTCTATAATGGGGAAAAAAGATGAATCCAAAATAAAAATGCTTCAATTTCATCAGAGCTATGCATATGAGGATTTTATTATGGGCTATAGACCTAATGAAACTGGTTTTGAATTAAAGGAAGGACCCTTCCATCAATTCTGCAAAATAGCATCAGAAAATCTAGATGAGGATTACTTTTTTATTATAGATGAAATTAATAGAGGAAATATGAGCAAAATATTTGGAGAATTAATGATGCTAATAGAAAGTGATAAACGTGGAGAAGAGATAATACTTACTTATTCAGATGAGCTCTTTTATGTGCCAGAAAACTTATATATTATTGGTATGATGAATACTGCTGATAGAAGCTTAGCAATAATAGATTATGCTTTAAGAAGAAGGTTCTGTTTTGTTGAATTGGAACCCGCATTTGAAACAGAAGCATTTAAAAAACACCTTCTATTACAAGGGGCTAGTGAAGATTTAATAAATAAAATAAAGATGAGAATAGGAAGCCTTAATTTAGAGATTGAAAAAGATGTTAATTTAGGTAAAGGTTTTAGAATCGGGCACAGCTATTTTTGTAACTATGTAGATACGGATAAATGGTATGAAGAGGTAATCAAATATGAGATTCAGCCACTTATTAAGGAATATTGGTTTGATGAAGAGGAAAAAGCAAAGAACTATGTTGAAGATTTATTAAGGTGATTGATATGAATGCTAGTCCTAAAATTCCAATAAAAAATATATATTATATGCTTTGTTATGCATGGAATGTACTTGAGCAGTCAGATAATATTTTTTTGGGTAGTGAAAAGTTTGATAATATATATAATCTATTTGCAAGGATCTACATTAATGGGACAAGTAGTTTAATCAAGAGAGGATTCAATAGATACTATATTCAGGAAAATGAAGCAACATCAACTCTTAAAGGGAAGATAAATATATCAGATTCGATAAAGGAACAGACTTTCTACAATGCAAGTATGATTTGTCAGTTTGATGATTTTTCAAAGAATATTAAATTAAACCAGATTATAAAAACTACGATTAATATATTAGTAAAATCACCTCAGCTAGATGATGATTTAAGAAACAAACTATTAAAAATAAGATTACATTTTTCAGATATTCAGGATATTAGGCTTTCTAAGGAATTATTTTCTTCTCTTAGGTATAATAGAAATAATTATCACTATAGAATGCTAATAAATATTAGTGAATTAATCTATTGCGGTTTAATTACCAACGAGGATGATAATGAATTTACATTTTCAGATTTTATAAGGGATAATCAAATGGCAAAGCTTTATGAAAAATTTGTATTAAATTTTTATAAAATTCATCTAGATGAAAATTTATATAAAGTGCATTCTCCTAAACTGAAATGGAATTTAGATGAGGAAATTAGTGAAGAAGAACTATCCCTACTTCCAGAAATGAGAACTGATATAGTAATTGAAGACAAGGTTAAAAATACCCAATTAATAATCGATACTAAATACTATGCACAGACATTGGTTTCAAGTAACTGGACAGATATTGAAAAGGTTCGTACTGCCCATTTGTTTCAAATCTTAGCATATGTAAACAATAGCAATTTTACAGGTGATATAAAAGGAATGTTATTATATCCAACTATAGAAAAAGAGATTAATGCAAACTTTCCAATACTCGGGAAAAGAATAGGAATAAGAACTTTGAATCTTAATACAGAATGGAAAGATATATTGGATAGATTGTTATCGTTGGTAATATAAGATTTAATAAAGATTAATCATGTAAGTTCTCAAAATTAAGTAGAGGAAGGTGGAAAAGGGCAAAAATATAAAATAGGTTATTCATAGAATACTATCTTATTCTACGTCCATGAATTCTTGATAATGATAAGTACTTTAAAAAATCTCTATAATTTATTTCATAATCACGTGAAATACTGAGTAAACAGTGGGAAATATCAAATTAGTAAAAGGGGAAAATATTATGGTATATGATGATAAAATTTTTACTATTATAAATGATTATAGACTTCCAATAAGTAGGGGGGAGCTACCAATAGATATATTTTTGGAAGGCTATTTTAAGGAATATATAGAAGCAATTAAAATAGCTATAAGTAATACTGACAATCGTTTTTTTAGGGATGAATTCTATAATAATCTTGAAAGAGAATTTTATTTAATAGAGGAATTGTGTAATGGTATATTAGAAATTTATCAATTATATGATTCTGCATATATGGTAGAATTATATAAAAAACTTAATGAAGTAATGGGGAAAATTGAAAAGCATTTATATATAAAAGAAATTAAAACGATTAATGATTTTTATAGGATAAGAGTTGAAAATGGAGAAAAATATAGTCGAAAAGATTTATTTCATATACCAATGAGTAAACGGGAATTAATTAGACCGTATAGATATAGTATAGCTGGATATCCATGTTTATATTTGGCGAGTTATATAGAGTTATGCTGGTTTGAATGTGGTATGCCCCAAAAGTTTAGTTTTAGTAAATTTAGATTCAACCCAATTGATAGGGGCACTCTAAAGTTAATAGATTTTTCTATTCAACCATTAGAATTAATTAGTGATGTGGAGATTGGGTATTATAATCACGCAGATAAGAAAGAATTGATTGATAATTATTTAATTAAGTATTTAATTACATATCCTCTTAGAGCAGCATGTTCTGTCAAAGTAAATAATAAAGATAATCCATTTATCGAAGAGTATATTATTCCACAACTATTATTGTTATGGATTAGGCATAATGATAATTTTGATGGTGTAGCATATTTGACTGCTTCAGCAATAGAGGCTGCATATGAATGGAATGCCTTCAATCTTGTATTACCAGCTAAGGATATTAAACAAGAGTATTGTAGCAAATTATCACAGATGTTTGAAATATCAGAACCTGTTAGTTGTGATATTAGTAAGATATTTATAAGTTATTCTTATAAGGTTGAAAATGTAAAGGAATTTTTAAAAGAATTAGAGTATGCATATTTAGAGGGCCAATCGTTTTATTTATATAAAGAAATTATATCACTATGCAAATCCTTCCTATTATTTTATGATTGTATAGTTTCTGAAAAGTATGCTGATGCTGAAGTTTTATATCAAACTATGGATACAATAAATTTATTTGCTAATGTGATAGATGATAATGGAGGAGTTTTTGAAAAGATAGCAATTAAAAAAGCAAAGAATTGGGATGAGCGAATATTAGAAGATAAGGTAACAAAATCTTATAATAATATAATTGAAAAGTTTTCGAAGGATGTGAAACTGATATTGTCAATATTACTTGACAGTTTTTTCTCGCATAGTTCGTTATTAGGCAGCTTGGTTTAGAGATTCATAGTATCTCTGTCTTTTAACCATAGGAGGTAGCCCACCATTGGCAGAGCAAATCCTCCTGTTGTTCCAATAACTGATGAAATAACGCCATATAAGAATCTTAAGTTCTTCAACAGTCATTTCTTTAGTGTTGTAACGATCATAAAGCAGCTCTTCTTTCATTCTGGCCCACATACTTTCACACCTTGCATTGTCATGGCATCTGCCACCATCACTGTTCATACTTTGCTGTATGCCATATTTATTTATTACATTGCGATATTCATTACTGGTGTACTGTGTACCTCTATCAGAGTGAACAATGGCACCCCTAAGTTTAGGATAAGCTTTAAAAGCATTATCAAGAGTATTTACACACAAGGTGGCTTTCATATTTGTATCCATTGAAAGCCCAAGAACTGCTAAATCATAGCAGTCAAAAATTGCAGATACATAAAGTTTACCATCTTTTGCTTTAATTTCTGATATGTCTGTTACAGTCTTTTTAAGAGGCTCAGATGCTCTGAAATCACGCTTAAGAAGATCATCAGATTTTCTGGCTTCGCGGTCAGCTTTGGTTATACCATTAGGTTTACGTTTAGGTTTATGACTAAGACCAATTTCCTCCATAACTCTATAAACAGTACGTTCACTAGGGATATGGACATTTTCAGGATTTTTTAGAAGTAAGGCTTGATGCATACGGATTCTTCCATAGGTATCATTGTACTCATCTTCAGAATTGATTTTTATCATTTCTTCAGCGACAGCCTCATACTTCCAAGGTTTATCTTTATTTGCCAGATAATTATGAAAGCCTTGACGGCTAACTTTAAGCATCCTACAATAAAATGATATTTTACCCTTAATCATGCCGTCATTAGTCTTAATAGCTATAAATCTCATTCGTGAGTTTTTACTGACTTCCGACGGCTGGCGGCGAAAAAAGCGCTTGCTTCCTCTAGAAATTCATTCTCTTCCTTCAAACGTTTGATTTCCTTACTCTGCTCTTTAACTTGCTTTTTTAGGGTCATAAGTTCTTCTGTAAGGGAAAGAGCACTATCAGGAGTGTGTGAACCAGCACCTAAATCAAGTACGCCTTCTTTAGAGGCTTTTACCCATCCGCTTACTGTGCTTGGAGCAATTCCTATTTCTTTTGCAGCTTTATTAATACCAATTTCCTTGGCTAACTTAACTGCCTGGACTTTATA is a genomic window of Sporanaerobacter acetigenes DSM 13106 containing:
- a CDS encoding AAA family ATPase, encoding MRRKIFEKWLKENTNLADGTINSYGSAITTVSNFGLGEKIISEDIYGVKDIAVLNEIINLLESSELYIEKNLVSKRRWSSALEQYKQFTMAVGQMANSNDLDIKDTLNNTYLKLEFEQWLGEQIQSNGSPYSPHTQKGYIYALEKACSEIENLNLENDDLFTVGSVDEFKKIDERVRTNKDFKRVNEKFGNGQLSAGMIKYGEFLAERETKENSQVEVNNMLENQYEWTRFYEETAKALLEYKDNRLELMDGISKIFNKIDMKNPLMKKLADGKEEVLTDVCPFTVFGLFNKGITNKNRILIMEELADLLGVQESVPTSFDGIPVLNNMKSWFFGGEDHRKETDIDNLWMLFECAINLADDYTAENKHSFIEIYDKVINQHGIQWNITFGLYWIRPWDYLTLDNNTRTALTEKLKIKIPRNSAKKMCTGTDYLGLVEMMKEKFDDEDYPVHSFPELSYKAWSGEIETRIGATVSPFDIPTQVEYESYTKSDFLSDVFISEEKYETIKSLLKRKKNLILQGAPGVGKTYVAKRLAYSIMGKKDESKIKMLQFHQSYAYEDFIMGYRPNETGFELKEGPFHQFCKIASENLDEDYFFIIDEINRGNMSKIFGELMMLIESDKRGEEIILTYSDELFYVPENLYIIGMMNTADRSLAIIDYALRRRFCFVELEPAFETEAFKKHLLLQGASEDLINKIKMRIGSLNLEIEKDVNLGKGFRIGHSYFCNYVDTDKWYEEVIKYEIQPLIKEYWFDEEEKAKNYVEDLLR
- a CDS encoding 5-methylcytosine restriction system specificity protein McrC → MNASPKIPIKNIYYMLCYAWNVLEQSDNIFLGSEKFDNIYNLFARIYINGTSSLIKRGFNRYYIQENEATSTLKGKINISDSIKEQTFYNASMICQFDDFSKNIKLNQIIKTTINILVKSPQLDDDLRNKLLKIRLHFSDIQDIRLSKELFSSLRYNRNNYHYRMLINISELIYCGLITNEDDNEFTFSDFIRDNQMAKLYEKFVLNFYKIHLDENLYKVHSPKLKWNLDEEISEEELSLLPEMRTDIVIEDKVKNTQLIIDTKYYAQTLVSSNWTDIEKVRTAHLFQILAYVNNSNFTGDIKGMLLYPTIEKEINANFPILGKRIGIRTLNLNTEWKDILDRLLSLVI
- a CDS encoding IS3 family transposase; this encodes MRFIAIKTNDGMIKGKISFYCRMLKVSRQGFHNYLANKDKPWKYEAVAEEMIKINSEDEYNDTYGRIRMHQALLLKNPENVHIPSERTVYRVMEEIGLSHKPKRKPNGITKADREARKSDDLLKRDFRASEPLKKTVTDISEIKAKDGKLYVSAIFDCYDLAVLGLSMDTNMKATLCVNTLDNAFKAYPKLRGAIVHSDRGTQYTSNEYRNVINKYGIQQSMNSDGGRCHDNARCESMWARMKEELLYDRYNTKEMTVEELKILIWRYFISYWNNRRICSANGGLPPMVKRQRYYESLNQAA
- a CDS encoding transposase produces the protein MAQKRYDQDYKVQAVKLAKEIGINKAAKEIGIAPSTVSGWVKASKEGVLDLGAGSHTPDSALSLTEELMTLKKQVKEQSKEIKRLKEENEFLEEASAFFAASRRKSVKTHE